Sequence from the Streptomyces mobaraensis NBRC 13819 = DSM 40847 genome:
CGTTGCATGTCACCTTACGAATCGGTACATGTAGGCGTCAACCACAGCAAGCGGCGGGCGCGCGGAAAACGCGAGAAGGGGCGCGGCCGGATCGGCCGCGCCCCTTCTCGGGCTCTGTGGGAACTACTGCCAGCTGGCGTGCAGCGGCTTGCCCTCCGCGTAACCGGCGGCGCTCTGGACGCCGACGACGGCCCGCTCGTGGAACTCCGCGAGGTTGCCCGCGCCCGCGTAGGTGCAGGACGAGCGGACGCCCGCGATGATCGAGTCGATCAGATCCTCGACGCCCGGGCGGGCCGGGTCGAGGAACATCCGCGAGGTGGAGATGCCCTCCTCGAACAGGCCCTTGCGGGCGCGGTCGTAGGCGGACTCCTCCGAGGTGCGGTTGCGCACGGCACGGGCCGAGGCCATGCCGAAGCTCTCCTTGTACAGCCGGCCGTCGGCGGACTGCTGGAGGTCGCCCGGGGACTCGTAGGTGCCCGCGAACCAGGAGCCGATCATCACGTTGGAGGCGCCGGCGGCCAGCGCCATGGCGACATCGCGCGGGTGGCGGACGCCACCGTCGGCCCAGACGTGCTTGCCGTACTTCTTCGCCTCGGCGGCGCACTCCAGCACCGCGGAGAACTGCGGCCGGCCCACGCCGGTCATCATGCGGGTGGTGCACATGGCGCCGGGGCCCACACCGACCTTGATGATGTCCGCGCCGGCCTCGACGAGGTCGCGCACGCCCTCGGCGGCGACGATGTTGCCCGCGACGATCGGGACCCGCGGGTCCAGCGCCCGGACGGCCTTGATCGCGGCGATCATCGACTCCTGGTGGCCGTGCGCGGTGTCCACCACGATGGTGTCCGCGCCGGCGTCCAGCAGCGCCTTGGCCTTGCCGGCCACGTCGCCGTTGATGCCCACGGCGGCGGCGACGCGCAGCTTGCCGTCGGCGTCGGTGGCCGGGGTGTAGAGGGTGGCGCGTAGGGCGCCCTTGCGGGTGAGGATGCCCGCCAGCTTCCCGTCCTTGTCGACGGCGGGCGCCAGCTTGCGGTGGGCCGCGTCCAGCTGGTTGAACGCCTCACGTGGGTCGATGTCGGCGTCCAGGAGCAGCAGCTCCTTGGACATGACCTCGGACAGCTGGGTGAAGCGGTCCACACCGGTCAGGTCGTGCTCGGTGACCACGCCGACGGGCCGGTGGTCCCCGTCCACGACGACGCCGGCGCCGTGCGCCCGCTTGGGCAGCAGGGACAGCGCGTCGGCGACGGTCTGGGTGGGGGCGAGGACGATGGGGGTGTCCAGCACGTGGTGCCGGCTCTTGACCCAGGTGATGACGTCGGTGACGACCTCGATCGGGATGTCCTGGGGGATGACCACGAGGCCGCCGCGGCGGGCGACGGTCTCCGCCATGCGGCGGCCCGCGATGGCGGTCATGTTGGCGACCACGAGCGGGATGGTGGTGCCCGTGCCGTCCGGGGCGGAGAGGTCCACACCCTGGCGGGAACCGACCGCGGACCGGCTCGGCACCATGAAGACGTCGTCGTACGTCAGGTCGTACGGCGGCTTCTGATCGTTGAGGAAACGCATACTGGCTCTCTCACCTGCAGGAATAGAACTACGAAGCGGGTGGGGAGTCAGCTCGAACCAGCGCCGGATCGGGCTGAGGTTCCTGGACCCATCATCCACGATGAGTCGGGCTGTTGGCCAATGACTGTGAGATTTCGCGGCATTCCTGTGGATTCGGCCAGCCGGTCGCGGCGGGCCCTGTGGCATCGGCCAAGCCCGGCCGGAGGGGCCGTCGGAAGGTCCCCTTACGGTGGCGCCATGACGCACCAGGAGATCATCTGCCGCCCCTCGGGGCCGGAGGACGACGCGGCCGTGGCCGCCCTCGACGGCTCCTTCACCACCGACACCGTGTACGCGGTGACCCCCTTCCCCGGCTCCGCCGAGGGCTTCGCCCTCCGGCCGGTGCCGGTCGACCCGCCCGTCCGCAAGGTGTTCCCCGACGACGAGCCGGACGGCGAGGAGGCGGGGGACGGCGCCCGCCGGTACGCGGCGTTCGCCGGCGACGAGCTCTGCGGCTTCGTCGCCACCTCCTACGAGCCGTGGAACCGCCGGCTCACCGTCGAGGACATCGAGGTGGCCCCGGCGTACCGGGGGCGGGGTGTCGGCCGGGCCCTCATGGAATGCGTCGCCGAACAGGCCAGGGAATGCGGCGCGGGGCATGTGTGGCTGGAAGTCACCAACATCAATGCCCCTGCCATCCGTTCCTATCTCCGCATGGGTTTCTCGTTTTGCGGAATGGACACCACGCTTTATTCCGGGACGGCGTCCGAGGGGGAAATCGCGCTCTTCATGAGCCGCTCCTGCTCCTGATCCGACCCGCTCCCGGACGCTTGGGCCGGCCCGTTCCCGGACGCCTGGGCGGGCCCGCTCTCCGGGGCCTGGGCGGGCCCGCCTCCCGCCGCGTGAGCCGGCCCGCTCCCGGGACCGCCGCCCGCACCGGCCGCCTCTCCGGCGACCGGGCCGGCGACCGGGCCGGCACCGGCCCGCTCCGGCGCGGGCTCCCCGGTGAGGGCGGCGGCCGCCGCCACCGCCGTGCGCCGGGCCCGGGGCCCGGTGGTCGCGGCCCCGAGGACGGCGACGACGAGGCCGCAGGCGGTGACGATCCACCACCCGCCGTGGCTCGCCGCGGCGAAGTGGGTGCGCACGGGCCCGTCGAGGTGCGCGGAGACCACCGTGCCGATGACGGCCACGCCGGACGCCTGGCCGACCTGCCGGGCGGTGGACATCATCCCGGCCGCCGTGCCGGCCCGTTCGGCGGGCATGCCGGTGACGGCGGTCGTGGTGATCGGCGGGTTCATCAGCCCGAAGCCGAGCCCGAACAGCGCGTGGTCGGCGAGCAGCCACGCCGTGGGCGTGTCCGCGTCCACCCGGGTCAGACCGAGGGCGGCCAGCGTGATCGCCGTACCGGCGACCACCAGCGGCAGCCGGGGCCCGCGGGCCGCCACCAGCCGTCCGGACACCGGCCCGGCCACCAGCATCATCGCGGCGAGGGGCAGCGTGTACAGCCCCGCGTCCACCGCCGACAGGCCGCGGACGCCCTGCAGGTAGAGCGGCTCGACGAAGAGGAACCCGCCCAGCGCCCCCACCCCGCAGAACCCGATCACGCTCGCCCCGCTGAAGGGCACGCTCCGGAAGTAGCGCGGTTCGATCAGCGGCTCCGCGCGCCGCCGCTCGTACCCGACCAGGACCACCAGGACGACGGCGGCCAGCGCGAACAGCGCGACGATCGGCGCCGACGCCCAGCCCCGCTCCCGGCCGGTGATCACCGCGTACACCAGGGAGGCCAGCAGCACCACGACGAGGAGCTGCCCCACCGGGTCGAACCGGCGCACCCGGGCCGCCTTGGACTCGGGGACGAAGCGGCGGCACAGCACCACCGCCGCGATCCCGATCGGCACGTTGATCCAGAAGATCGCCCGCCAGCCCACCGAGTCCACCAGCGCCCCGCCGACCACCGGCCCGAGCGCCATGCTGATGCCGAGCACTCCGCCCCACACCCCGATCGCCCGGGCCCGCTCGGCACGGTCGGTGAAGGTGTTGGTGATAATGGCCATGGCCACGGGGTTGAGCATGGACCCGCCGATCGCCTGCACCACCCGGAAGGCGACCAGCCAGCCGAGCCCCGGCGCGAAACCGCACAGCAGCGACCCGGTGGTGAAGACCACGAGACCGGCCGTGAACGTGCGCCGCCGCCCGATGCGGTCCGCCGTCGACCCCGCGAGCATCAGCAGGCTCGCCAGCACCAGAAGGTATGAGTCGACGATCCACTGCAACCCCGCCATCGAAGCGTGCAGTTCGGTCGACAGGGCCGGCAGCGCGATGTTGACGGCCGAGCCGTCCAGGCTCACCAGCAGCAGACTCGTACAGCAGATCAGCAGCACCAGCACGCGGCGCCGGCGTCCTATGTCGTCCGGCATGTACTCCCCTCCCGTTCCCGGGACCGGCCCGGCGTTTTTCCCGGCACTTTCCCTACGGTTCGGGACGGATTTCCCCGAATTCCGCCACCCGCCCCAGGGTGTTTCGGGCCGTCTTCAGAATCCGGCATTCCCCGCATGACTACAAAGGCGATTCCGGCACTCATAAGAAGCGAGGGCGCCGCCGACCCGGAGAGAGGGGTGTTCCGGGCCACCGCGCCGGGGATACGCACCGAGCGCCCGGGCCGCGACCGCCACGTACTCGCCGTGCGGGCCGGCAACCCGCTCACGGAAGGCGAGCTACCGGCCGAGCGGAGCGCCGCGGCACCTCCAGACGTCCCGGCACGGCCGGACCGGTCATCCGCTCGACGACGCGCCGGCCGGGACCGGCCACCGGCGGCGGGTGTGCGCGACCGCGCCGACCTACGCGGCGACGCCGCCGCTCCTGAGGGGATCGCGGAGCTTCGTCTCCGTCATCCCACCGTCGAGACGCTCGGCCCGGCCGTCCGGGAGCTGCCGTTCGCCCTGCCACCGGTCGACCTCTCCCAGACGTGGCACCGGCGCGCACCCGGCGCACCTCCGGCTGCGCGCCCGGGTCCGCGAGGCGGTCGGGACGGTCCTCGGTCCGCGGGAGGCTCAGACGTCCGGGTCGGCGCGGTCCAGCGCGGGCCGGGGGCCGGGCGCGGACTCGGTCAGCAGGTAGTCGGCCGCGGCCGTGTCCGTCACCAGGCTGGTGACCAGGCCCGAACGCAGCACCGCGCCGATCGCCGCCGCCTTGCGCGCGCCGCCCGCGATGGCCACGACCTCGGGGATGCGGCGGAGCCGGTCGGCCTCCACGGTGATGCAGCGCTCGCCCAGGTCCCGCCCGATCCGGCGGCCCTCGGCGTCGAAGAGGTGCGCCGACATCTCGGCGGCGGCGCCCAGCGACGCGTAGTGGGTGCGCTCCTCGTCCGACAGCATGTCGTAGACCGTGGAGATGCCCGGCTCCCAGGAGCCGATGGAGACGGCGGCGACGGTCACCTTGTCGAAGTACTCGAAGGCCCGCGCGATGCCCGTCTGACCGCGCAGCGCGGCGGCGGTGGCCGGGTCGGGGAGCAGCATCGGGGCGTAGATCGGGTGCGCCTCGCCGCCGGAGACCTGGGCCGCCCGGCGCACGGCCTCGACGGAGCCGCGCTCGGCGGTGCCCGCGTCGTAGACGCCGGTGAGCTGGACGACGGTGCAGGGCGGCAGCCGGTGCAGGGCCGCCGCCATGTGGATGGTGGAGCGGCCCCAGGCCAGGCCGAGCACGTCGCCCTCGTTGACCAGCTCGCCGAGCAGTCCGGCGGCCACCTCGCCCAGGTTCTCCGGGTCGGGCGCGTCCTCGGCCGCGTCGGCCGGGGACTCGACGACGACGGCGTGCCGCAGGCCGTAGCGGGCGCGCAGCGCGTCGGAGCGCTCCGCGTCCAGCTCGGCGGGCACCCGGATCTCGATGCGCACCAGATCGCGTTCGAGCGCCGTCTCCAGCACCCGGGCCACCTTGAAGCGGCTCACGCCGAACTCCTCGGCGATCTGGATCTTGGACTTGCCCTCCAGATAGAAGCGGCGGGCCATGGCCGCCGCCTGCACGAGTTCGGCGGGCCCCATCGGCGTCACTGAACGGCCCGTCGACACCGCGTTCTCCTCACTGCTGCGTTCACCTTGTGGACTCGACCGTCACATCCTGTCAGAAAACAGCGGTCCCGATCTTCCTCCGGTCCCGTACCCGGCCTCCGGACCCGGTGGTTCAGTGCCCGCAGGCCCAGGGCGCGGCCGAGGTGGCCGTCTCCGCGAGCTCACGCAGTGAGCGTACGGCGGCCGCCGGGTCATCGGTACCGTAAACGGCCGAACCTGCGACGAACACATCGGCGCCCGCCTCGGCGCACCGCTCGATGGTCTCCGCCGAGACCCCGCCGTCCACCTGGAGCCAGAGCTCCAGACCGTGCCGGGAGATCAGCTCCCGGGTGCGGCGGATCTTCGGCAGCATGATGTCCAGGAACTTCTGCCCGCCGAAGCCCGGCTCCACGGTCATGATCAGGAGCATGTCCAGCTCGGGGAGCAGGTCCTCGTACGGCTCGATCGGCGTCGCGGGCTTGAGCGCCATCGACGCCCGCGCCCCCTTGGCCCGGATCTCCCGCGCCAGCCGCACGGGCGCGGCGGCGGCCTCCACGTGGAAGGTCACCGACCCGGCGCCCGCCTCCACGTACTGCGGGGCCCAGCGGTCCGGGTCCTCGATCATCAGGTGGCAGTCCAGCGGCGTGGACGTGGCCCGGCTCAGCGACTCGACGACCGGCACCCCGAGCGTGAGGTTGGGGACGAAATGGTTGTCCATCACGTCGACGTGGAGCCAGTCGGCGCCCTTGACGGCCTGCGCCTCGTCGGCCAGGCGGGCGAAGTCCGCGCTGAGGATGCTGGGGTTGATCTGGACGGTCATGCCCCAAGCCTGCCATGCGGCGGCCGCCGGCCGGACAGCGAGGGTCGCCCTCGCCGGCGGCGCGGCCCGGCATCGCCGGACGAGGAGACGGGGCCCCGGGGGCGGTGCCAGGCTTCGGCCCCGTGCCGCCCCGGCCGGCGGCCGACTGGCTGCCCGAGGCGGGTTACCGGCCGGGCGTCGACCTCTTCAGGGACGTCACGATCCCGCACCGCCCGGGAAGGAGACGGGACCCCGCGGACGCCGCCAGGCCCCGGCCTGTGCCACAGCGGCGCGCGGTCGGCCGACGGCCCGGAGCCGACCGGTCAGCCCGTGCGTCGCAGCAGCGCCAGGTACATCGCGTCCGTGCCGTGCAGGTGCGGCCACAGCTGGACGTCCGGGCCGTCGCCGAGCGCCGGGACGCCGGGCAGCAGCGGGCGGGCGTCGATCCACTCGGCCTCGACGCCGTCGCGCTTGAGGACGTCCTGGACCACGGCCCGGGTCTCCGCCGGGTGCGGGGAGCAGGTGGCGTAGCCGACGACGCCGCCAATCCGCACGGACAGCAGCGCCTCGTGCAGCAGGTCGCGCTGGAGCGGCCCGAACCCGGCCACGTCCTCCGCGCGCCGCCGCCAGCGGGCCTCGGGGCGGCGGCGCAGCGCGCCCAGGCCGGTGCAGGGGACGTCGACGAGGGCGCGGTCGAACGAGCCGGGACGCCACGGCGGGCGGGTGCCGTCGGCCGTCACCACCTGGTACGGGCCGGGGTTGCCGGCCAGCGCGCGGCCGACCAGCCGGGCGCGGTGCGGCTGGCGCTCGGCGGCGAGCAGGGCGGCGCCGCGCTCGGCGGCCAGGGCGGCGAGCAGCGCGGCCTTGCCGCCGGGTCCCGCGCAGCCGTCCAGCCAGCGGCGGTCGGGCCCGTCCAGCGGGGCCGCGGCGAGGGCGAGGGCGACGAGCTGGCTGCCCTCGTCCTGGACGCCGGCCCGGCCCTCGCGCACGGCGTCGATCGCGCCGGGCTCGCCGCCCTCGACCAGCCGGACGGCGTGCGGCGACCAGCGGCCCGGCAGGGCGCCGTCCTCGCCGAGCGCCGTCAGCAGCTCGGCGGTGGTGGCGCGGCCGGGCCGCGCGACGAGGGTGACGTCGGGCCGCTCGTTGTCGGCGTCGAGCAGGTCCTCGATGCCGGCGCGGCCGCCGCCGAGCGCGTCCCACAGCGCGGAGACGATCCAGCGCGGGTGCGCGTGGACGACGGCGAGGTGCTCCTCGGGGTCGTCGTCGTAGGGCGGGGCGACCCGCTCCAGCCAGCCGTCCAGATCGTGCGCGGTGACCTTGCGCAGCACGGCGTTGACGAACTTCGCCCGGCCGTCGCCGCAGACCACGCGGGCCAGTTCGACGGTGGCCGACACGGCCGCGTGCGGCGGGATGCGGGTGCCGAGCAGCTGGTGGACGCCGAGGCTCAGCACATCGAGCACCGGCGGGTCCACCTCGCGCAGCGGCCGGTCGACGCACGCGGCGAGGATCGCGTCGTACGTCCCCTGCCGGCGCAGCGTGCCGTAGACCAGCTCGGTGGCGAGGGCGGCGTCCCGGGCGTCGAAGTCCTCGTGCTTCTCCCGCGCCTTGCGCAGCAGCGGGGGGAGCACCAGGTTCGCGTACGCGTCGCGCTCGTCGACGGCCCGCAGCGCCTCGAAGGCGAGGATCCGGACCGGGTCCTTCTTGGGCCGGCGGTGCGGCTTCGCAGGGCGGCCGTTCTTCCGACGAGGCGGCTGCTGATCGTTCACGAAAGGTGCTCCGGAGCTGGGACGACGAAGGGGTCCAGCCTACGCCGCCGGGCCGTCCCCGAGCTTCTCGCCTGCGGTGATGCGGACACCGCGGGCCCAGTCGGCGGCCTGCATGGGCTTCTTGCCCTGCGGCCGCACCCACTGGAGCTCGACGGCGTGCGAGCCGGTGCCGACGTGGACGCTCTTCTTCCCGGCGGCGATCTCGCCGGGCGCGAGGTCCGTGCGCTCCGGGGCAAGCGCCAGCGACATGACCTTCAGCCGCTCGCCGCGGAACACCGTCCACGCGCCGGGGGCGGGGGCGCAGCCCCGGACGACGCGGTCGCAGCGCAGGGCGGGGGCGGTCCAGTCGATCCGGGCGTCCTCGACGCTGATCTTGGGGGCCAGGGAGACGCCCTCGGCGGGCTGCGGGACGGCCTCCAGGGTGCCGTCCTCGATCCCGTCCATCGTCGCGGCGAGCAGCCCGCCGCCGGCGAGCGCGAGCCGCGTCAGCAGGTCGCCGCTGGTGTCCGTGGGGCGGATCCGCTCGGTGAGGACGCCGTAGACGGGACCCGAGTCGAGGCCCTCCTCGATGAGGAAGGTCGAGGCGCCGGTGACCTCGTCGCCGGCCATCACCGCGTGCTGCACGGGGGCGGCGCCGCGCCAGGCCGGGAGCAGCGAGAAGTGCAGGTTCACCCAGCCGTGGCGGGGGATCTCCAGGGCGGCCTTGGGCAGCAGCGCGCCGTAGGCGACGACCGGGCAGCAGTCGGGCGCGATCTCGCGGAGCCGGGCGAGGAAGTCCTCGTCGCGCGGCCGGTTCGGCTTGAGGACCTCGATGCCCGCTTCCTCGGCGCGCTCGGCGACCGGGCTGGCGACCATCCGCCGGCCCCGCCCGGCCGGGGCGTCCGGGCGGGTGACCACGGCGACGACCTCGTGGCGGTCCGAGGCGAGCAGGGCGTCGAGGGCGGGGACCGCGACCTCGGGAGTACCGGCGAAGACGAGCCTCATGGGTGGCGAACTACCTCTCACGCGCCGAGCGGAACGGCGCACAGTCTAGGCCGTGCGCGGCCCGGCCGCCCCGTCGGCCTCACGGCTCGGGCAAGGGGCGTGCGACCGGCCGCACGCCCCATTCCGGCGGATGTGCGCCCCCATAGCGTGACCCGTCCGGCCTTGGCGCGTTGGGTCAAGAGAGATTGACCGACCCACCGGTCCGCCACCGCGGCCCGCTCCCACCGTCCGTCAACTCTCGCCCGTAACCGCCCCGTTCACCGCCGGTCCGAGAGGCTTGTTGATGCCCGACCACGCAACTCATGACGCCCAGGCACGAGCCAGCCTGCATCTCCTGGTCCGGGACATCGAGCGGGTCCGCCGACAGGTGGACGCGCTGCGTACCCTGACCGCTCAGCTGGGCAATGTCTACCGTCCACGCCGCACGGGCCCCTCGGCGGGCTTCGTCGTCTACGGCCGGGCCCCCGCCCCGACCGTCCGGCTGGCGCAGGAACTGCGCGACAGCGTCGAGACGCTGGTGACGGCGGCGGTGGACTTCGACCGCTCACTCGGCTTCTCGTGGGACGCGGTGGGCTCGGCGCTGGGCGTCACCAAGCAGGCGGTCCACCGCCGCTACGGCGCCCGCCGCGCCAACGGCCAGACCGCCACGGAAACGGCCCCGGCCCCCGAGCAGGCCGCGACGGTCGGCGCCCCGCCGGTCGTCCCCGTCGTCCCTGCGGCCCGCTCGGTCCCGGGCCAGCCCGCCGGCTCCCACCGCGAGGAACCACGCCCGCCGGCGTTCCCGGGGCCGCGCAACGGGTGAGGGCCGCCGCGGCGGCGGGGCCGCGGTGCTTGCGGGCGGTTCCGGTCCACTTGGGCTGGATATCGTGCTCGGGCGCACATCTCAGCCTGTCCGGCGTTCGAGGACGAGCGGCGAAGCCGCGATCACAGGGGGTCTGGGGGCTTGCCCCCAGGAAACGGTGATGGGGGTGCCCCCTCTGGGGGAGGGACCGGGGCACGACCCCATCCGCCTGGCCGGACGAATTGGCCGAGGCATCCGCCCAGGACCGTTCCCCGGCCCCGCCCGGCCGGCCTCCCGCCGTCCCCCCGACGGATGCCGGCACAGCAGCGCTCGGGACCCGGCGGATCGAACGCTGCCGAGCGACCGCGGGACGGCGCCGACCGGACAGCGCCGCACCGCCGACCAGCCGCACCCCCGGCCAGGGCCCCGCCCCGACCCGCTCAGCCGATGTCCGGCGGATCCATCCGCAGCCGTACCGGCTCACCGTCCCGGCGGGCGAGCCGGACCGCCTGCGCGGTCCGCAGCGCGGCGGCCAGCGCGGCGCCCTGCCCGGGGCGGACGCGGACCAGCGCCCGCTCCCAGTGCTCCCCCGGCGGCGGATCGCCGGGGCGGCGCGGGCGCCCGGCGGCCGGCGGCGGCACCGGGACGGGCCCGAGGACGTCGGCCCCCTCCGGCAGCTCCGCCGCCGCCAGGAACTCCGCGACGGCCTCCGGCGGCCCGCTGACCGCGGCCATCCGGGAGACCGGCGGGAAGCCCAGCTCCGCCCGTTCGGCGAGCTCCCGCACGGCGTGGCCCTCCGGGTCCCAGCGGACCAGCGCCTGCACCGGCCGCAGCGTCGGCTCGGCCACGACGACGACCGTGCCGCCCGCCGCCTGCCCCCGCACCAGCGCGGACGCGGCCAGCCAGCGGCGCAGGGCCTCCTCCCCCGCCCGCAGGTCGGGCAGGCCGAGCAGGGCCCAGCCGTCGAGCAGCAGGGCCGCCGCGTAGCCGCCCTCGGCGACCGGCTCCGCGCCGGGCGTGGCGACGACCAGGGCGGGGGCGCCGGGGACGGTGTCCAGTACGTGGTCGCGGCCCGAGGTGCGGACCGGGACGGCGGGGAACGCCCGGCCGAGCTCCTCGGCGGTCCGGCGCGCCCCCACCACCTGGGCGCGCAGCCGGGATCCGGCGCACTCGGGGCAGTGCCAATTGACCGCCTCCACGCCGCACCAGCCGCAGTGCAGCGCGCCGTCGCCGCCGCGCGCCTCCAGGGGGCCGGCGCAGCGCCCGCACCGAGCGGGCTCGCGGCAGCGCTCGCAGGCGAGCCGGGGGACGTAGCCCCGGCGGGGCACCTGGACCAGCACCGGGCCGTGCCGCAGCCCCTCCCGGGCCACCTGCCAGGCCAGTGAGGGCAGCCGGGCGGCGCGCGCCGCCTCGTCCCGGGCGAGATCGCCGTCGCCGACCGTGCGGACCAGCGGCGCGGCGGCCCGGACGCGGGCCCGGTCGGCGGCCAGCGGCAGCGCCCAGCCCGTACGGACCAGCTGCGCCGCCTCGACGCTGCACCCGAAGGCGCCCAGCAGGAACGCGGCCTTCTCCTGGGCCGCGCGCAGCAGGAGCACCTCGCGGGCGTGCGGCTGCGGCGCGTGCTGCTCGGCGTGGCTGGAGTCCGCGTCGTCCCAGATCGCGACGAAGCCCAGGTCCCGCACGGGCGCGAACATGGCGGCGCGGGTGCCGACGACGGCCCGTACCGCGCCGCGGTTGACCGCGAGCCAGCGCCGGTAGCGCTCCTCGGGCCCGGTGTCGGCGGTGAGCAGGACGTGCCGGCCGGGCCCGAGCAGCGCGGTGAGCGCGGCGTCGACCCGGGCCGCGGCCCGCCCGTCGGGGACGACGACCAGCGCGCCGCGCCGCGAGGCGAGCGCCGCCGCGGCGGCCCGGGCCAGCTCGTCGGCCCACTGCGGCCCGGGGAGCGCCGTCCACACCGCCCGCGGGCTCTCGCCCCGGGCCACGGCCTCCAGATAGCCGGGGCCGGTGGGGTAGCGGGCCCAGCCGCCGGGGTCCGGCGCGGCGGGCGGGGGCAGCAGCGGCCCGGACGGCTCGCCCTCGATCCGGGCGTGCCGGGGCGGCACGGCCAGCTGGAGGACGTCGGCGAGCGAGCCCGCGTACCGGTCGGCGACGGACCGGCAGAGCGCGAACAGCCGCGGGCCGAGGACGGGTTCGGGCGAGAGGACCTGGGCGATGGCGGCGAGCGGCCCCTGGTAGTCGGACTCCGGTACCCGCTCCACGATGAAGCCGTCGAGCAGACCGCCGCCCTCGCGGCGCCCGTCCCGTACGTTGCGGGTGCCCGCGCCGAAGCGGACCCGCACCCGGGCGCCCGGGCGGGCGTCCGCGTCCAGCTCGGCGGGCACGGCGTAGTCCCACAACTTGTCCAGGTGCACCGGCCCCTTGTCGACCAGCACCTTCGCGACCGGCAACTCCTTCGCCAGCGCGGCGCCCCGCCACGTTCGCGGCTTGGCCCGCGGCTTCTTCGCCTTGCGTACGGTTTCGCGGATCAGCGCGAGCTGTTCCCCTTGCGGGGGTGCTGGTTCGGGGTGCCCGTTCTCGCTGCTCACAGCTTCAGTCTTAGCAGAGGGCTCGGACAGTGGGGGTGGGTGTGCCCCGGTCCCGCCCTTTCACCGTTTCTTCCAGGGCTGCGCCCCGGACCCCGGCGTCGCGGCTTCGCCGCTCGTCCTCAATCGCCGGACGGGCTGGATACCGCGCCCGGGCGCACCACTCAGCCCGTCCGGCGTTTGAGGACAACCGCGCGGAGCGCGGTTTCGGGGGCGCGGGGGCTCGCCCCCGCAAGAAACGGCGAAAGGGCGGGACCGGGGCTCCGAAAACGACAACGGCCCCGGGAGCGGATACCCGCCCCGGGGCCGTACGCCACTACGTCAGAGACCCGCAGCCTTGCGCAGCGCGTCCACGCGGTCCGTCCGCTCCCACGTGAAGTCCTCGTGCTCACGCCCGAAGTGACCGTACGCCGCCGTCTGGGCGTAGATCGGCCGCAGCAGGTCCAGGTCGCGGATGATCGCGGCCGGCCGCAGGTCGAAGACCTCGCCGATGGCGTGCTCGATCTTCTCGGTGTCGACCGTGGCCGTCCCGAAGGTCTCGACGAACAGACCGACCGGCTCCGCCTTGCCGATCGCGTAAGCGACCTGCACCTCGCAGCGGGCGGCCAGCCCGGCGGCGACCACGTTCTTCGCGACCCAGCGCATCGCGTACGCGGCCGAGCGGTCGACCTTGGACGGGTCCTTGCCGGAGAAGGCGCCGCCACCGTGGCGGGCCATGCCGCCGTAGGTGTCGATGATGATCTTGCGGCCGGTGAGGCCGGCGTCGCCCATGGGGCCGCCGATCTCGAAGCGACCGGTGGGGTTGACCAGCAGGCGGTAGCCCTCGGTCTCCAGCTTGATGCCGTCCTCGACCAGCTCCTTGAGGACGTGCTCCACGACGTACTCGCGGATGTCGGGGGCGAGCAGCGAGTCCAGGTCGATGTCGGACGCGTGCTGCGAGGAGACGACGACGGTGTCCAGGCGGACCGCCTTGTTGCCGTCGTACTCGATGGTGACCTGGGTCTTGCCGTCGGG
This genomic interval carries:
- a CDS encoding RsmB/NOP family class I SAM-dependent RNA methyltransferase — its product is MNDQQPPRRKNGRPAKPHRRPKKDPVRILAFEALRAVDERDAYANLVLPPLLRKAREKHEDFDARDAALATELVYGTLRRQGTYDAILAACVDRPLREVDPPVLDVLSLGVHQLLGTRIPPHAAVSATVELARVVCGDGRAKFVNAVLRKVTAHDLDGWLERVAPPYDDDPEEHLAVVHAHPRWIVSALWDALGGGRAGIEDLLDADNERPDVTLVARPGRATTAELLTALGEDGALPGRWSPHAVRLVEGGEPGAIDAVREGRAGVQDEGSQLVALALAAAPLDGPDRRWLDGCAGPGGKAALLAALAAERGAALLAAERQPHRARLVGRALAGNPGPYQVVTADGTRPPWRPGSFDRALVDVPCTGLGALRRRPEARWRRRAEDVAGFGPLQRDLLHEALLSVRIGGVVGYATCSPHPAETRAVVQDVLKRDGVEAEWIDARPLLPGVPALGDGPDVQLWPHLHGTDAMYLALLRRTG
- the fmt gene encoding methionyl-tRNA formyltransferase codes for the protein MRLVFAGTPEVAVPALDALLASDRHEVVAVVTRPDAPAGRGRRMVASPVAERAEEAGIEVLKPNRPRDEDFLARLREIAPDCCPVVAYGALLPKAALEIPRHGWVNLHFSLLPAWRGAAPVQHAVMAGDEVTGASTFLIEEGLDSGPVYGVLTERIRPTDTSGDLLTRLALAGGGLLAATMDGIEDGTLEAVPQPAEGVSLAPKISVEDARIDWTAPALRCDRVVRGCAPAPGAWTVFRGERLKVMSLALAPERTDLAPGEIAAGKKSVHVGTGSHAVELQWVRPQGKKPMQAADWARGVRITAGEKLGDGPAA
- a CDS encoding primosomal protein N', whose product is MSSENGHPEPAPPQGEQLALIRETVRKAKKPRAKPRTWRGAALAKELPVAKVLVDKGPVHLDKLWDYAVPAELDADARPGARVRVRFGAGTRNVRDGRREGGGLLDGFIVERVPESDYQGPLAAIAQVLSPEPVLGPRLFALCRSVADRYAGSLADVLQLAVPPRHARIEGEPSGPLLPPPAAPDPGGWARYPTGPGYLEAVARGESPRAVWTALPGPQWADELARAAAAALASRRGALVVVPDGRAAARVDAALTALLGPGRHVLLTADTGPEERYRRWLAVNRGAVRAVVGTRAAMFAPVRDLGFVAIWDDADSSHAEQHAPQPHAREVLLLRAAQEKAAFLLGAFGCSVEAAQLVRTGWALPLAADRARVRAAAPLVRTVGDGDLARDEAARAARLPSLAWQVAREGLRHGPVLVQVPRRGYVPRLACERCREPARCGRCAGPLEARGGDGALHCGWCGVEAVNWHCPECAGSRLRAQVVGARRTAEELGRAFPAVPVRTSGRDHVLDTVPGAPALVVATPGAEPVAEGGYAAALLLDGWALLGLPDLRAGEEALRRWLAASALVRGQAAGGTVVVVAEPTLRPVQALVRWDPEGHAVRELAERAELGFPPVSRMAAVSGPPEAVAEFLAAAELPEGADVLGPVPVPPPAAGRPRRPGDPPPGEHWERALVRVRPGQGAALAAALRTAQAVRLARRDGEPVRLRMDPPDIG
- the metK gene encoding methionine adenosyltransferase; the protein is MSRRLFTSESVTEGHPDKIADQISDTILDALLKEDPTSRVAVETLITTGLVHVAGEVTTKAYAPIATLVRNKILEIGYDSSKKGFDGASCGVSVSIGSQSPDIAQGVDAAYEARVEGDEDELDKQGAGDQGLMFGYACDETPELMPLPINLAHRLSRRLTEVRKNGTIPYLRPDGKTQVTIEYDGNKAVRLDTVVVSSQHASDIDLDSLLAPDIREYVVEHVLKELVEDGIKLETEGYRLLVNPTGRFEIGGPMGDAGLTGRKIIIDTYGGMARHGGGAFSGKDPSKVDRSAAYAMRWVAKNVVAAGLAARCEVQVAYAIGKAEPVGLFVETFGTATVDTEKIEHAIGEVFDLRPAAIIRDLDLLRPIYAQTAAYGHFGREHEDFTWERTDRVDALRKAAGL